The Saccharomyces paradoxus chromosome XV, complete sequence DNA window TTGAATTACAATCTTCCTTATCTCAGGAAGTTCTGGGTTGGAGTCATGCAACCTTTCCCACCATTTACCAAACTTGTAATGAGACTAATGCCAGAATGTTGAATGCAGCTTTTAAAGATACCGCTGAAGTCACCGCCTATGGTAAAGATAGACTTTTGAACTATGGTGTCGATGACGTTTACTATAAAAGATGGTTCGGTAATGGTAGCATTTTCACCGTCATGGGTGTCTTTGATCAATTGATGGAGGCTTCCAAGGGTGGTATGCTTATGAGATGTGATGATGTTGATGGTTTGTGCGCAGCTAATCCAAACTACTACGCTGGTCATCACCGTCAATCTGCCCCAGCTGAAACTGTTATTTGTGATTACTTCTACACTGCCAGAAAGCCACTATCATCAATTTGTTTCGAAGGTACTATTGTTGATGTCGGTCCAAAACACTACGCAGGTATTGATATGCTACATCGTTACTTGCACGTTCCTACCATGAGTATGGATGGATATGTTGGTGAGTATGCGGAAACCCTCGAAGAAGTTGTGGACTATGCTCAGAACAATGCAACTTTTGCTGTTAGAAACACCGACAATTACCTTTACTACCTCGCTGACGTTTACAGTGCTTCTGTTATACCTGGTGGCTGTCTCGGTAATTTGTAATAATCACATTACTTTCacagaatttcttttctatacCGTAAATATTTGTTCGTATATGTTTTTAAAAGGAAActgacatttttctttttcattgaattAGATGATTTCAAGCTTTGATGACAATGTACTACTTCACTATTTTCGTAAACTGCAGAAAAATTGCACACGGGACCTGTAGTTCAGTGCATTTTATTCATATCGAGTAATGAATCGAACTATagaatttttgttttataatCTTACAACACTGCTGAAACAACTGGACGAAAAATTCACCATAACCGtgttattatatttatatttagGGATATATGTTGCTTATCAGACTTTTCAGAATCACCCGTATCCTTATTGAACCGAGCacaaataatgaagaaaccaTATTCCAGAAAagagcaaaaaaataggaCTAACTCCAAAATTACACTTAAATACATACATATTTTGTCAATTGAATTAATGGTACTATTTATTTGTATATACACCGAACGTTTCCTCCCACCAAGTTTTTCGCCTAGACACTTacatttatttcttttggtttttGATAGCAATAAATAGTAAAGAAGTCAATGGAGCTCTTAGTTTTATTAAATAAGTTGAAGACAACAT harbors:
- the ZPS1 gene encoding Zps1p (GPI-anchored protein~similar to YOL154W), with translation MKFSSGKSMIFATIASLALSAPVTYDTNSTVELQSSLSQEVLGWSHATFPTIYQTCNETNARMLNAAFKDTAEVTAYGKDRLLNYGVDDVYYKRWFGNGSIFTVMGVFDQLMEASKGGMLMRCDDVDGLCAANPNYYAGHHRQSAPAETVICDYFYTARKPLSSICFEGTIVDVGPKHYAGIDMLHRYLHVPTMSMDGYVGEYAETLEEVVDYAQNNATFAVRNTDNYLYYLADVYSASVIPGGCLGNL